A region from the Cannabis sativa cultivar Pink pepper isolate KNU-18-1 chromosome 9, ASM2916894v1, whole genome shotgun sequence genome encodes:
- the LOC115722601 gene encoding phosphatidate cytidylyltransferase 1 isoform X2 produces MQKDNTSTPLTPTGRVRHRRRSNEVVPDVSVANGGNLLVNDSNKYRSMWIRACSSVWMIGGFAFIIYMGHLSITAMIIVIQIFMAKELFNLLRRDHEERHLPGFRLLNWLFFFTAMLFVYGRILSQRLFNTVTSDDFLYQFVNSLIKYHMAICYTLYTAGFVWFIITLKKKRMYKYQFGQYAWTHMIMIIVFTQSSFTVANIFEGIIWFLLPATLIVINDIAAYFFGFFFGRTPLIKLSPKKTWEGFIDASVTTVISAFLLADIMSRYQWLTCPRKDLSSGWLQCDPGPLFKPYSVILPGWVPQWFPWKEFSVFPVQIHALAFGLFASIIAPFGGFFASGFKRAFKIKDFGDSIPGHGGITDRMDCQMVMAVFSYIYHQSFIVPQGISVEMILDQILMNLTFKEQQALYARLKDMLHERLIGQS; encoded by the exons ATGCAGAAGGATAACACTAGCACCCCATTAACACCAACTGGTCGGGTTCGGCATCGAAGGCGTTCAAATGAG GTTGTTCCAGATGTTAGTGTGGCAAATGGAGGCAATTTACTTGTTAATGACAGTAACAAGTACAGGTCTATGTGGATACGGGCATGCTCTTCTGTTTGGATGATTGGGGGATTTGCATTCATTATATATATGGGTCATCTCAGTATTACTGCCATGATAATTGTTATCCAAATCTTTATGGCAAAAGAGCTGTTCAATCTACTAAGGCGAGACCATGAAGAGAGGCATCTCCCGGGCTTTAGGCTGTTAAATTG GCTTTTCTTCTTCACTGCCATGTTATTTGTATATGGTCGCATTCTCAGTCAACGGCTTTTCAATACTGTAACTTCAGACGACTTTCTCTATCAGTTTGTTAACAGCCTTATCAAGTATCATATGGCGATCTGCTACACCTTATATACCGCAG GTTTTGTGTGGTTCATCATtacattgaagaagaagagaatgtaCAAATATCAATTTGGCCAGTATGCATGGACGCACATGATTATGATTATTGTGTTTACGCAATCCTCTTTCACAGTAGCCAACATTTTCGAAGGAATTATCTG GTTTCTTCTTCCAGCAACACTTATAGTTATCAATGATATTGCTGCATATTTCTTTGGGTTCTTTTTTGGAAGAACCCCATTAATCAAATTATCTCCAAAAAAAACTTGGGAAGGATTCATTGATGCTTCTGTTACAACTGTCATATCTGCATTTTTG TTAGCGGACATCATGAGTCGTTATCAGTGGTTGACATGCCCGAGGAAG GATTTATCAAGTGGTTGGCTTCAATGTGATCCTGGTCCCTTGTTTAAACCTTACTCTGTTATCTTACCTGGATGGGTTCCTCAATGG TTTCCTTGGAAAGAATTCTCAGTGTTTCCTGTTCAAATTCATGCCTTGGCCTTTGGTttatttgcatcaataatagcACCTTTTGGAGGCTTCTTTGCTAGCGGGTTTAAGAGAGCTTTCAAAATCAAG GATTTTGGTGATAGTATTCCCGGGCATGGTGGAATTACAGACAGGATGGATTGTCAG ATGGTGATGGCCGTATTCTCATACATCTATCATCAGTCATTTATCGTGCCTCAGGGTATCTCAGTTGAGATGATCTTGGACCAG ATACTGATGAATCTCACTTTTAAGGAGCAACAAGCTCTGTACGCAAGACTTAAAGATATGTTGCATGAGAGACTGATTGGGCAGTCTTAA
- the LOC115722601 gene encoding phosphatidate cytidylyltransferase 1 isoform X1, translating to MQKDNTSTPLTPTGRVRHRRRSNEVVPDVSVANGGNLLVNDSNKYRSMWIRACSSVWMIGGFAFIIYMGHLSITAMIIVIQIFMAKELFNLLRRDHEERHLPGFRLLNWLFFFTAMLFVYGRILSQRLFNTVTSDDFLYQFVNSLIKYHMAICYTLYTAGFVWFIITLKKKRMYKYQFGQYAWTHMIMIIVFTQSSFTVANIFEGIIWFLLPATLIVINDIAAYFFGFFFGRTPLIKLSPKKTWEGFIDASVTTVISAFLLADIMSRYQWLTCPRKDLSSGWLQCDPGPLFKPYSVILPGWVPQWFPWKEFSVFPVQIHALAFGLFASIIAPFGGFFASGFKRAFKIKDFGDSIPGHGGITDRMDCQMVMAVFSYIYHQSFIVPQGISVEMILDQVWFIHVHNDKIIFKFYEHMLINILILRFRY from the exons ATGCAGAAGGATAACACTAGCACCCCATTAACACCAACTGGTCGGGTTCGGCATCGAAGGCGTTCAAATGAG GTTGTTCCAGATGTTAGTGTGGCAAATGGAGGCAATTTACTTGTTAATGACAGTAACAAGTACAGGTCTATGTGGATACGGGCATGCTCTTCTGTTTGGATGATTGGGGGATTTGCATTCATTATATATATGGGTCATCTCAGTATTACTGCCATGATAATTGTTATCCAAATCTTTATGGCAAAAGAGCTGTTCAATCTACTAAGGCGAGACCATGAAGAGAGGCATCTCCCGGGCTTTAGGCTGTTAAATTG GCTTTTCTTCTTCACTGCCATGTTATTTGTATATGGTCGCATTCTCAGTCAACGGCTTTTCAATACTGTAACTTCAGACGACTTTCTCTATCAGTTTGTTAACAGCCTTATCAAGTATCATATGGCGATCTGCTACACCTTATATACCGCAG GTTTTGTGTGGTTCATCATtacattgaagaagaagagaatgtaCAAATATCAATTTGGCCAGTATGCATGGACGCACATGATTATGATTATTGTGTTTACGCAATCCTCTTTCACAGTAGCCAACATTTTCGAAGGAATTATCTG GTTTCTTCTTCCAGCAACACTTATAGTTATCAATGATATTGCTGCATATTTCTTTGGGTTCTTTTTTGGAAGAACCCCATTAATCAAATTATCTCCAAAAAAAACTTGGGAAGGATTCATTGATGCTTCTGTTACAACTGTCATATCTGCATTTTTG TTAGCGGACATCATGAGTCGTTATCAGTGGTTGACATGCCCGAGGAAG GATTTATCAAGTGGTTGGCTTCAATGTGATCCTGGTCCCTTGTTTAAACCTTACTCTGTTATCTTACCTGGATGGGTTCCTCAATGG TTTCCTTGGAAAGAATTCTCAGTGTTTCCTGTTCAAATTCATGCCTTGGCCTTTGGTttatttgcatcaataatagcACCTTTTGGAGGCTTCTTTGCTAGCGGGTTTAAGAGAGCTTTCAAAATCAAG GATTTTGGTGATAGTATTCCCGGGCATGGTGGAATTACAGACAGGATGGATTGTCAG ATGGTGATGGCCGTATTCTCATACATCTATCATCAGTCATTTATCGTGCCTCAGGGTATCTCAGTTGAGATGATCTTGGACCAGGTATGGTTCATACATGTTCACAACGATAAGATCATCTTCAAATTTTATGAACACATGCTGATTAATATTCTTATTCTTCGTTTTAGATACTGA